The following are encoded together in the Arcticibacterium luteifluviistationis genome:
- a CDS encoding TetR/AcrR family transcriptional regulator, which yields MARKKEYIEEEVIEKAMNLFWQNGYETTSMQMLEKAMGINKFSIYSSFGSKNGVFLESLKSYKNKVKSIFDKFQNATNGIDSIKEFFYDSVNIADHDGYQKGCLLTNTYNEFVEKEDELIKEQMDSFMVNLKGLFIEKLRMDPSKDEETIAKQANFLLLAKHGLAAASRVNSKEEIEDYIELIFKNI from the coding sequence ATGGCAAGAAAAAAAGAATATATAGAAGAAGAAGTAATCGAAAAAGCTATGAATTTATTCTGGCAAAACGGTTATGAAACTACGTCGATGCAGATGCTGGAAAAGGCAATGGGCATTAACAAGTTTTCTATATACTCAAGTTTTGGAAGCAAAAATGGCGTTTTTCTTGAAAGCCTTAAAAGCTACAAGAATAAGGTTAAAAGCATCTTTGATAAGTTTCAAAACGCTACCAATGGTATTGACAGTATAAAGGAATTCTTTTATGACTCTGTAAACATTGCCGACCATGATGGCTATCAAAAGGGATGTTTACTAACAAACACCTATAATGAATTTGTCGAAAAGGAAGATGAGCTTATAAAAGAACAAATGGATTCATTTATGGTAAACTTAAAGGGTTTATTCATAGAAAAATTAAGAATGGATCCATCAAAGGATGAAGAGACAATCGCGAAACAAGCAAACTTTCTGCTATTAGCAAAGCATGGTTTAGCAGCAGCTTCAAGAGTAAACAGTAAAGAAGAAATAGAGGATTATATAGAATTAATATTTAAGAACATTTAA